The DNA region GGCCGAGCGCGGCCTATTTCTTGCCCAGCGCCCGGTCGCGCATCGCCTCGAGCGCGGCGATCGTTTTGGCCTCGGTGTCGGCATCCTGGTTGACTGACTCGCCGAGCATGGTGACCACACTGGTCACCACCGGCTCGCCGTTCTCGTCGGTGACCTCGCTGCGGACTTCGCTGACAACCGTGCCGTGCGACTCGATCACCGAGTCCAGGTAGGTGTCGAAGTACAGCCGGTCGCCGTCCCGGATCGGCCGGTGGAAGGTGAACTTCTGGTCGCGGTGCAGCACCCGGGCGATGTTGATCGGGAGGTCGAACTTCTCGAAGATCTCCAGCTGGACCTGACGTCCGGCGACCGCCAGGAACGTCAGCGAGGCCACCAGTCCCGGGTGGCCGGCTTCGGCGGCGGCAGCCTCGTCGAAGTGCGCCGGGTGGTCGTCTTTGACCGAGCGCGCGAACTCGCGGATCTTCTCCCGGCCGACCTCGAAGTAGTCCGGGAACCGGTAGTGGG from Mycolicibacter sp. MU0083 includes:
- a CDS encoding FAS1-like dehydratase domain-containing protein; amino-acid sequence: MSVHTESQRMIGAHYRFPDYFEVGREKIREFARSVKDDHPAHFDEAAAAEAGHPGLVASLTFLAVAGRQVQLEIFEKFDLPINIARVLHRDQKFTFHRPIRDGDRLYFDTYLDSVIESHGTVVSEVRSEVTDENGEPVVTSVVTMLGESVNQDADTEAKTIAALEAMRDRALGKK